From Novosphingobium resinovorum, the proteins below share one genomic window:
- a CDS encoding acyltransferase family protein produces MITDVSQRDLVWPNFAKAGCILLVVMMHLGEQVALMPWANNVELAAAWHVLNGFIRPVRMPLFFLVSGILASESVMRPRLDTQRSRLVRPLYLYFAWGVIYQVLVPMDPAASWFEWTADNRLLPVLLLTRMSWYLLALGMYYLLTRITLPLPVWAALLLCAVLSVLGTMFEGHLSAHQPKMLRCAIFFVAGVRMKDQVLAFVERATASRVLVLGGAYLVGAAVALKSDTFLLPVDILAVAAGAMLCMLLVRRSSALIAPASWLAKRTLPIYLMHFLMMPGLAFLLERCATPILTSVWAGAVYPLLAVPLIVTACLVAHGALLRTGAADWLLDLPAWRLPDTGRKAMLSSRGGVTMPVKMAA; encoded by the coding sequence ATGATTACGGACGTTTCCCAGAGGGACCTTGTCTGGCCCAATTTTGCCAAGGCGGGATGTATTTTGCTGGTGGTGATGATGCATCTGGGTGAGCAGGTTGCGTTGATGCCATGGGCGAACAATGTGGAACTGGCGGCGGCTTGGCATGTCTTGAACGGTTTCATCCGGCCGGTGCGTATGCCCCTGTTCTTTCTTGTCTCCGGGATTCTCGCTTCTGAGTCGGTCATGCGGCCGCGCCTCGATACGCAGCGCAGCCGGTTGGTGAGGCCGCTCTACCTCTACTTCGCCTGGGGCGTGATTTACCAGGTCCTGGTGCCGATGGACCCGGCCGCGTCCTGGTTTGAATGGACGGCGGATAACCGCCTCCTGCCCGTGCTGCTTCTGACCCGCATGTCATGGTACCTGTTGGCGCTGGGCATGTATTACCTGCTGACCAGGATCACTTTGCCGCTGCCGGTCTGGGCGGCGCTGCTGCTCTGTGCAGTGCTGTCAGTGCTGGGGACTATGTTCGAAGGGCACCTGTCCGCACATCAGCCCAAGATGCTGCGCTGTGCGATTTTCTTTGTCGCTGGTGTGCGCATGAAGGACCAGGTCCTGGCGTTCGTCGAGCGCGCAACGGCTTCGCGCGTATTGGTACTGGGCGGGGCGTACCTTGTCGGGGCGGCCGTGGCTTTGAAGTCCGACACGTTTCTGCTGCCGGTGGATATTCTGGCGGTAGCGGCCGGTGCGATGCTTTGCATGCTCTTGGTGCGTCGGAGTTCGGCGCTGATCGCGCCTGCCTCCTGGCTCGCCAAGCGAACCCTGCCGATCTACCTCATGCACTTCCTGATGATGCCCGGGCTGGCCTTCCTCCTCGAGCGCTGCGCTACGCCTATCCTCACCAGTGTCTGGGCAGGAGCAGTCTATCCGCTCCTGGCTGTGCCGCTGATCGTGACAGCGTGCCTGGTGGCACATGGTGCGTTGTTGCGGACGGGAGCGGCGGACTGGCTGCTGGATCTGCCCGCATGGCGCTTGCCGGATACTGGCCGCAAGGCAATGCTTTCTTCGCGTGGCGGCGTGACCATGCCTGTGAAGATGGCAGCATGA
- the gyrB gene encoding DNA topoisomerase (ATP-hydrolyzing) subunit B: MASNPENKNQNSYGADSIKVLKGLDAVRKRPGMYIGDTDDGSGLHHMVFEVSDNAIDEALAGHCDLVLIELNPDGSVSVEDNGRGIPTGIHAEEGVSAAEVIMTQLHAGGKFENTSDDNAYKVSGGLHGVGVSVVNALSEWLELTIWREGQEHWMKFAHGDAVAPLVVKGPAPKAEQNPDDNGFKKGTRVTFLASTDTFKNVTEFDFDKLEHRYRELAFLNSGVRIKLRDKRHEEVKEHDLFYEGGIAAFVKYLDRNKTALLAEPIAISSERDGIGIDVALEWNDSYYENVLCFTNNIPQRDGGTHLAAFRAALTRTLNNYSEKSGLLKKEKVSLTGDDMREGLTAIVSVKLPDPKFSSQTKDKLVSSEVRQPLESLMADRMNDWLEENPAHAKSIVQKIIDAAAAREAAKRARELTRRKGAMDIASLPGKLADCQERDPSLCELFLVEGDSAGGSAKQGRDRKTQAILPLKGKILNVERARFDRIISSKEVGTLIQAMGTGIRDDFTLDKLRYHKIVIMTDADVDGAHIRTLLLTFFHRQMPDIIRAGHLFIAQPPLYKVSKGRSEVYLKDGAHLDRYLVEAGLNGRVLETSGGARLGPDLEALVEHAIRMRNLMAFVPRRYDPVIIEALGLAGVFEPDLSIEARSAALTRTAAWLDRGDTEARWSARLSEDGTVEVERLWRGVTDHHKIEGSFLSSAEARKLARLAAENAEVYAGTARLVRASAAEAEPEATVDADGEDEPVVAARPTQGADVITRPSQLLALVLAAGRKGLSIARYKGLGEMNADQLWETTLDPENRVLLQVKVEDADVTDEIFTRLMGDIVEPRRDFIQENALNVANLDV; the protein is encoded by the coding sequence ATGGCCAGCAATCCCGAAAACAAGAACCAGAACTCCTACGGTGCCGATTCGATCAAGGTCCTCAAGGGCCTCGACGCGGTCCGCAAGCGCCCCGGCATGTACATCGGCGATACCGATGACGGCTCGGGCCTGCACCACATGGTGTTCGAGGTTTCGGACAATGCCATCGACGAGGCGCTCGCCGGTCACTGCGACCTGGTGCTGATCGAACTCAATCCCGACGGCTCGGTTTCAGTCGAGGATAACGGCCGCGGCATTCCCACCGGCATTCACGCCGAGGAAGGGGTTTCCGCTGCCGAGGTCATCATGACCCAGCTGCACGCGGGCGGAAAGTTCGAGAACACCTCGGACGACAATGCCTACAAGGTCTCGGGCGGCCTTCACGGCGTCGGCGTTTCGGTGGTGAACGCGCTGTCGGAATGGCTGGAGCTGACGATCTGGCGCGAGGGCCAGGAGCACTGGATGAAGTTCGCGCACGGCGATGCCGTGGCACCGCTGGTGGTCAAGGGCCCCGCCCCCAAGGCCGAACAGAACCCGGACGATAACGGCTTCAAGAAGGGCACGCGCGTGACCTTCCTCGCCTCGACCGACACGTTCAAGAACGTCACCGAGTTCGACTTCGACAAGCTGGAGCACCGCTACCGCGAACTGGCGTTCCTCAATTCAGGCGTGCGCATCAAGCTGCGCGACAAGCGCCACGAAGAGGTCAAGGAGCACGATCTGTTCTACGAAGGCGGCATCGCGGCCTTCGTGAAGTATCTCGACCGCAACAAGACCGCGCTCTTGGCCGAGCCGATCGCGATCTCGTCCGAGCGCGACGGCATCGGCATCGACGTCGCGCTGGAGTGGAACGATTCGTACTACGAGAACGTCCTGTGCTTCACCAACAACATCCCGCAGCGTGACGGCGGCACCCACCTTGCCGCCTTCCGCGCAGCGCTGACCCGCACGCTCAACAACTATTCCGAGAAGTCGGGCCTGCTCAAGAAGGAGAAGGTCTCGCTGACGGGCGACGACATGCGCGAGGGTCTGACCGCGATCGTCTCGGTCAAGCTGCCCGATCCTAAATTCTCCTCGCAGACCAAGGACAAGCTGGTCTCCTCCGAAGTGCGCCAGCCCCTGGAAAGCCTGATGGCGGACCGCATGAACGACTGGCTGGAGGAGAACCCCGCCCATGCCAAGTCGATCGTCCAGAAGATCATCGACGCCGCCGCCGCCCGCGAAGCCGCCAAGCGTGCCCGCGAACTGACCCGCCGCAAGGGCGCGATGGACATCGCCAGCCTGCCCGGCAAGCTGGCCGACTGCCAGGAGCGCGATCCCTCGCTGTGCGAACTGTTCCTGGTCGAGGGCGATTCGGCAGGTGGCTCCGCCAAGCAGGGGCGTGACCGCAAGACCCAGGCGATCCTGCCGCTCAAGGGCAAGATCCTCAACGTCGAGCGTGCGCGGTTCGACCGCATCATCTCGTCCAAGGAAGTCGGCACGCTGATCCAGGCGATGGGCACCGGCATCCGCGACGATTTCACGCTCGACAAGCTGCGCTACCACAAGATCGTCATCATGACCGACGCAGACGTCGACGGTGCGCACATCCGCACCCTGCTGCTGACGTTCTTCCACCGCCAGATGCCCGACATCATCCGCGCCGGGCACCTCTTCATCGCCCAGCCGCCGCTCTACAAGGTGTCGAAGGGTCGCTCGGAGGTCTACCTCAAGGACGGTGCCCACCTCGACCGCTATCTGGTCGAGGCCGGCCTCAACGGCCGCGTGCTCGAAACCTCGGGCGGCGCGCGTCTCGGGCCTGACCTCGAAGCGCTGGTCGAGCACGCGATCCGCATGCGCAACCTGATGGCCTTCGTGCCACGCCGCTACGACCCCGTCATCATCGAGGCACTGGGCCTCGCCGGCGTGTTCGAGCCCGACCTGTCGATCGAGGCCCGCAGCGCCGCCCTCACCCGCACCGCGGCATGGCTCGATCGCGGCGACACCGAGGCCCGCTGGTCGGCCCGCCTGTCCGAAGACGGCACCGTCGAGGTCGAACGCCTGTGGCGCGGCGTCACCGATCACCACAAGATCGAAGGCAGCTTCCTCTCCAGCGCCGAGGCCCGCAAGCTCGCCCGCCTCGCCGCCGAGAACGCCGAAGTCTACGCCGGTACCGCGCGCCTGGTGCGCGCCAGCGCAGCCGAGGCAGAGCCCGAGGCGACCGTGGATGCAGACGGCGAGGACGAACCCGTCGTCGCTGCCCGCCCGACCCAGGGCGCGGACGTCATCACCCGTCCCAGCCAGCTCCTCGCGCTGGTGCTTGCCGCCGGTCGCAAGGGCCTGTCGATCGCCCGCTACAAGGGTCTGGGCGAGATGAACGCGGACCAGCTCTGGGAAACCACGCTGGACCCTGAAAACCGCGTGCTGCTGCAGGTCAAGGTCGAGGACGCCGACGTGACGGACGAGATCTTCACCCGCCTAATGGGCGATATCGTCGAACCGCGCCGTGACTTCATCCAGGAAAACGCACTCAACGTCGCCAACCTCGACGTTTGA
- a CDS encoding pyridoxal phosphate-dependent aminotransferase: MPDTLPLSLDDDLKHDLVTRGYDRRSFGRIAVLLGGGVAAAQVMPGFGPAFAQVPKAATGTVRIGANECWTGPFPAGVQAAMKAVTQGNRYEPDGEIQKLRDTVAMVERVPADRVVAWPGSSDPLARIAVTFASPTRGIVTADPTFEPIWQVGEWLGAKVSKVPLTPTNGHDVRAMLSADPNAGLYYICTPNNPTGTLTPLADIEWLLAAKPKDAVVLVDEAYLHFAGAPSAMPLAATRSDVIVMRSFSKLFGMAGMRLGLTVADPALHKRMMRYDGDLVTMMLPITAVACGTASLTQTGEIAARRSQMEAAREETLANVAKRGLKVLPGSRANMFLLEWNDRSPKQMSEAFLAQGVQIGRSWSAYPRMSRITVGSAEDMAKFRLALDRILTG; encoded by the coding sequence ATGCCCGACACGCTTCCCCTTTCGCTTGACGACGACCTGAAGCACGACCTCGTCACCCGCGGCTACGACCGGCGCAGCTTCGGACGGATCGCCGTGCTGCTCGGCGGCGGGGTCGCGGCGGCGCAGGTCATGCCAGGCTTTGGGCCTGCCTTCGCGCAAGTGCCCAAGGCCGCGACAGGGACCGTCCGGATCGGCGCCAACGAGTGCTGGACCGGCCCCTTCCCCGCCGGGGTGCAGGCCGCGATGAAGGCGGTCACGCAAGGCAACCGCTACGAACCCGACGGCGAGATCCAGAAGCTGCGCGACACCGTCGCGATGGTCGAACGGGTGCCTGCAGATCGCGTCGTCGCCTGGCCGGGCTCGAGCGATCCGCTCGCCCGCATCGCCGTCACGTTTGCGTCCCCTACACGCGGGATCGTCACCGCCGACCCGACCTTCGAGCCGATCTGGCAGGTGGGCGAATGGCTGGGGGCCAAGGTGTCGAAAGTCCCGCTCACACCGACCAACGGTCATGACGTGCGCGCGATGCTCTCCGCCGATCCGAACGCGGGGCTCTACTATATCTGCACGCCCAACAACCCCACCGGCACGCTGACCCCGCTTGCCGACATCGAGTGGCTGCTCGCCGCCAAGCCCAAGGACGCGGTGGTGCTGGTGGACGAAGCCTATCTCCACTTCGCCGGCGCCCCCAGCGCGATGCCGCTTGCCGCGACGCGCAGCGACGTGATCGTGATGCGGTCGTTCTCCAAGCTGTTCGGGATGGCGGGCATGCGCCTTGGCCTGACGGTGGCCGATCCTGCGCTGCACAAGCGGATGATGCGCTACGACGGCGATCTGGTGACGATGATGCTGCCGATCACGGCCGTCGCCTGCGGGACCGCCTCACTGACGCAGACGGGCGAGATCGCCGCACGGCGGAGCCAGATGGAGGCCGCGCGCGAGGAAACGCTGGCGAACGTCGCGAAACGGGGCCTGAAGGTTCTGCCGGGCAGCCGCGCCAATATGTTCCTTCTCGAATGGAACGACCGTTCGCCCAAACAGATGAGCGAGGCGTTTCTGGCGCAGGGCGTACAGATCGGCCGCTCATGGAGCGCCTATCCGCGGATGTCGCGGATCACCGTGGGTTCGGCCGAGGACATGGCGAAGTTTCGGCTGGCACTGGACCGTATCCTAACTGGGTGA
- a CDS encoding M48 family metalloprotease, which yields MAKLTTVGYRLNLAAVDLCSSKVAGTGMSLDYIGAYSESDRPAVSQLLSMNDKPQIAAVVKGGPADLAGVRVGDELLAVNGETAGAIIAASPDAALIADEIEQRLAQQPVAKVIQLGLRRDGNAFEVHIQPQLTCAARFVIKTGEGITAFSDGSNVAISSKLIAFAVNDDELALVAGHELGHVIYHDGTAGSLAERRRMEDRADSVGLRLATCAGFDPSTGLEFWLRRDEQDMLRLFRDPSHRSRKARVQLMRDEIPNIQCPYRP from the coding sequence ATGGCGAAACTGACCACGGTTGGCTACAGACTGAATCTGGCCGCTGTGGATTTGTGCTCCAGCAAGGTCGCCGGTACCGGAATGAGCCTCGACTACATCGGCGCTTATTCCGAAAGTGACCGGCCGGCCGTCTCGCAGCTGCTGAGCATGAATGATAAGCCCCAGATCGCTGCCGTGGTCAAAGGTGGCCCTGCGGACCTTGCGGGTGTCCGCGTGGGTGACGAATTGCTGGCCGTCAATGGTGAAACAGCTGGCGCGATAATCGCCGCTTCACCTGACGCTGCGCTGATCGCCGATGAGATAGAACAGCGCTTGGCACAGCAGCCTGTAGCGAAGGTGATCCAGCTCGGATTGCGCCGTGACGGTAACGCCTTCGAGGTTCACATCCAGCCGCAACTGACTTGCGCAGCGCGCTTCGTGATCAAGACCGGTGAGGGGATCACCGCGTTTTCTGACGGCAGTAACGTCGCGATATCCAGCAAGCTGATCGCATTTGCCGTTAACGACGATGAACTGGCTTTGGTCGCCGGGCATGAATTGGGCCATGTCATCTACCACGACGGGACGGCGGGAAGTCTTGCGGAACGCAGGCGGATGGAGGATCGCGCGGATAGTGTGGGGCTGCGATTGGCCACGTGCGCGGGATTTGACCCCTCGACCGGATTGGAGTTCTGGCTTCGACGTGACGAGCAGGACATGCTCCGACTGTTTCGTGACCCATCGCATCGCTCCCGCAAGGCGCGCGTTCAGCTGATGCGTGATGAAATTCCGAACATTCAGTGCCCATATCGGCCTTGA
- a CDS encoding L,D-transpeptidase family protein: MVSFKRFGSSVVSALTLLAVGVQPVQAQKIKTEKLPEDLLPPTVAMPTPTAPATARPVRPAAVPTAQPSSAPGAVPVQAPTVSSPIVQEVTLAEPVMPWTVSDAQALLSTIGYIGKEGLIPADYQPAALKAAIAKGEGDALDALASRVFAWLIEDLRDGRTPMPARVQWFAVDPDQDTMPTQQIMAQALSDHDVAGVVAKLAPTNPDYAALKDALNATPMAQKDRRALIQANMDRWRWLARDLGTVYLMTNVPEFQLRLVVKNKILRTYKTVVGKPGRTATPQLAETVSAVVFNPTWTVPQSIVKGEGLGAKVMNNPKWAANNGYKGYKAENGMITVVQQPGPSNALGLMKIDMPNPHAIYLHDTPAKSYFNSDVRAFSHGCIRTERAVELGMTMAILGAGMSGTDAAELSRAGEYKKVAMTRTFPVYLTYFTFARSIDGTLQAFNDIYERDAPVLASFKAARQLKTTQRASDEAIIQLDNPL; the protein is encoded by the coding sequence ATGGTGAGTTTCAAGCGCTTCGGTTCCAGCGTCGTGTCGGCGCTGACGCTTCTGGCTGTCGGCGTGCAGCCGGTTCAGGCGCAGAAGATCAAGACCGAGAAGTTGCCCGAGGACCTGCTCCCGCCGACCGTCGCGATGCCGACACCGACGGCTCCTGCGACCGCGAGGCCGGTGCGTCCTGCAGCGGTCCCGACCGCGCAGCCCTCCTCTGCCCCGGGCGCCGTGCCGGTACAGGCGCCGACTGTCTCCTCTCCCATCGTGCAGGAAGTGACGCTGGCCGAGCCCGTCATGCCCTGGACTGTGTCGGATGCGCAGGCGCTGCTCTCCACGATCGGCTACATCGGCAAGGAAGGCCTGATCCCGGCCGACTACCAGCCCGCGGCGCTCAAGGCCGCCATCGCCAAGGGTGAGGGCGATGCGCTCGACGCGCTCGCGAGCCGCGTCTTCGCCTGGCTGATCGAGGACCTGCGCGACGGCCGCACGCCGATGCCTGCGCGCGTCCAGTGGTTCGCGGTCGATCCCGACCAGGACACCATGCCCACCCAGCAGATCATGGCGCAGGCGCTGTCCGACCATGACGTTGCCGGTGTCGTCGCCAAGCTCGCGCCGACCAACCCGGATTATGCCGCGCTCAAGGATGCGCTCAACGCCACGCCGATGGCGCAGAAGGATCGCCGCGCGCTGATCCAGGCCAACATGGACCGCTGGCGCTGGCTCGCCCGCGATCTCGGGACCGTCTACCTGATGACCAACGTGCCGGAATTCCAGCTGCGCCTGGTGGTCAAGAACAAGATCCTGCGCACTTACAAGACGGTGGTGGGCAAGCCTGGTCGTACCGCCACCCCGCAGCTGGCCGAGACGGTCAGCGCGGTCGTGTTCAACCCGACCTGGACGGTGCCGCAGTCGATCGTCAAGGGCGAAGGGCTGGGCGCCAAGGTCATGAACAACCCGAAGTGGGCCGCCAACAACGGTTACAAGGGCTACAAGGCCGAGAACGGGATGATCACCGTCGTCCAGCAGCCCGGTCCCAGCAATGCGCTTGGCCTCATGAAGATCGACATGCCTAACCCGCATGCGATCTACCTGCACGACACGCCCGCGAAGTCCTACTTCAACTCCGACGTGCGTGCCTTCAGCCACGGCTGCATCCGCACCGAGCGCGCGGTGGAACTGGGCATGACGATGGCAATCCTGGGCGCCGGCATGTCCGGCACCGATGCCGCCGAACTGTCGCGCGCGGGCGAGTACAAGAAAGTGGCGATGACCCGGACCTTCCCGGTCTATCTCACCTACTTCACCTTCGCCCGTTCGATCGACGGGACGCTGCAGGCGTTCAACGACATCTACGAGCGTGACGCGCCGGTGCTCGCCAGCTTCAAGGCCGCGCGCCAGCTCAAGACCACCCAGCGTGCCAGCGACGAGGCGATCATCCAGCTGGATAACCCGCTGTAA
- a CDS encoding DMT family transporter gives MRAAFTPNPPALPVLAPVLAVVAGIAAFSVMDAAMKAASLVLGVGTALLLRNLFGTLLTIPLWLAKGRPTPTRKVALFHFQRSCVTSVMAALFFYGLVRIPMAEGMAISFFAPIIALYFAALLLGETIRPRAIFAALLGLVGMVVIGADRFGAGQYGAEAVKGTAAIVLSAVFYALNLVMQRKQALLAGPVEIALFQNLNVTVLFALFAPFYWTMPDAASLAWTLLGAVLATIALLFLSWGYARAEAQVLVPVEYTGFLWATLMGWMVFGERPGLGIVAGAALIVTGCWIGTRPAQNNT, from the coding sequence ATGCGTGCCGCTTTCACCCCCAACCCGCCTGCTTTGCCCGTGCTTGCCCCGGTCCTGGCCGTGGTCGCCGGGATCGCCGCATTCAGCGTCATGGATGCCGCGATGAAGGCCGCCTCGCTGGTTCTCGGCGTCGGCACGGCGCTGCTCCTGCGCAACCTGTTCGGAACGCTGCTGACGATCCCGCTGTGGCTGGCCAAGGGCCGCCCGACGCCGACCCGCAAGGTCGCACTGTTCCACTTCCAGCGCTCTTGCGTCACCTCGGTGATGGCGGCGCTGTTCTTCTACGGCCTCGTGCGCATCCCGATGGCCGAGGGCATGGCGATTTCGTTCTTCGCGCCGATCATCGCGCTCTATTTCGCGGCGCTGCTGCTGGGCGAGACGATCCGGCCGCGCGCTATCTTCGCCGCCCTGCTCGGCCTTGTCGGCATGGTGGTGATCGGTGCTGACCGCTTCGGAGCCGGGCAGTACGGGGCCGAAGCGGTCAAGGGCACCGCCGCCATCGTGCTCTCCGCGGTATTCTATGCACTCAACCTCGTCATGCAGCGCAAGCAGGCCCTGCTCGCAGGGCCCGTGGAGATCGCGCTGTTCCAGAATCTCAATGTCACGGTGCTGTTCGCCCTGTTCGCCCCGTTCTACTGGACCATGCCCGATGCCGCGAGCCTTGCATGGACGCTGCTCGGCGCCGTGCTCGCCACCATCGCGCTGCTGTTCCTGTCCTGGGGCTATGCGCGGGCCGAGGCGCAGGTGCTCGTGCCGGTCGAGTACACCGGGTTTCTCTGGGCCACGCTCATGGGCTGGATGGTGTTCGGCGAACGCCCCGGGCTCGGGATCGTCGCAGGTGCGGCATTGATCGTGACGGGTTGCTGGATCGGCACGCGCCCCGCCCAAAACAACACCTAA
- the acnA gene encoding aconitate hydratase AcnA gives MTQVGQDSLGTRSTMTVGGKTVAYYSLAKASEKLGDVSRLPFSMKVLLENLLRFEDGGFTVGTEHIQAVVDWQKNPVTGEEIQYRPARVLLQDFTGVPCVVDLAAMRDAIAKLGGDTSKINPLVPVNLVIDHSVMVDEFGHPKAFEENMEIEYARNMERYDFLKWGSKSLSNFYAVPPGTGICHQVNLENIAKTVWSSEDQNGELVAYPDTCVGTDSHTTMVNGLGVLGWGVGGIEAEAAMLGQPVSMLIPEVVGFKFVGELKEGVTATDLVLTCTSMLRKHGVVGRFVEYFGPGLASLSLADRATLANMAPEYGATCGFFGIDGKTLDYLRLTGREEEQIALVEAYAKEQGFWMEPGAPDPIFSSTLELDLSTVVPSLAGPKRPQDWVALPEVDDVFNADMAATYKKTPQRVPVEGKDFDIGDGDVMIAAITSCTNTSNPSVLVAAGLVAKKADELGLKPKPWVKTSLAPGSQVVTDYLNKAGLQAHLDNIGFNLVGYGCTTCIGNSGPLAEPISKAINDNGLVASAVISGNRNFEGRVSPDVRANFLASPPLVVAYALKGTVVEDFLTTPIGKSKDGVDVFLRDIWPTNLEVAETMTAAVDRQMFQARYADVYKGDKHWQAINVVGSETYKWRAGSTYVANPPYFEGMEMTPAPVTDIIEAKPLLILGDSITTDHISPAGSIKADSPAGKWLMEHQVAKADFNSYGSRRGHHEVMMRGTFANIRIRNEMVPGIEGGMSRFGEEPGAVYDVAQKYKAQGTPLVVIAGKEYGTGSSRDWAAKGTNLLGVRAVIVESFERIHRSNLVGMGVLPLQFKEGDSRHSLALNGDCAFTIKGVATLKPGQDVEVEVTRPDGTQFTFTALCRIDTANEVEYFNNGGILQYVLRNLAAS, from the coding sequence ATGACACAGGTCGGACAGGACTCGCTCGGCACCCGCAGCACCATGACCGTCGGCGGCAAGACCGTCGCTTACTACTCGCTAGCCAAGGCATCCGAGAAACTGGGCGATGTTTCCCGCCTCCCCTTCTCGATGAAAGTGCTGCTCGAGAACCTGCTGCGCTTCGAGGACGGCGGCTTCACCGTCGGCACCGAGCATATCCAGGCCGTGGTGGACTGGCAGAAGAACCCCGTCACCGGCGAGGAAATCCAGTACCGCCCGGCCCGCGTTCTCCTCCAGGACTTCACTGGCGTCCCCTGCGTGGTCGATCTTGCCGCCATGCGCGATGCGATCGCCAAGCTCGGCGGCGACACCAGCAAGATCAACCCGCTGGTCCCGGTGAACCTCGTCATCGACCACTCGGTCATGGTCGATGAATTCGGCCACCCCAAGGCCTTCGAAGAGAACATGGAGATCGAGTACGCCCGCAACATGGAGCGCTACGACTTCCTCAAGTGGGGCTCCAAGTCGCTCTCCAACTTCTATGCGGTGCCGCCGGGCACCGGCATCTGCCACCAGGTCAATCTGGAGAACATCGCGAAGACCGTGTGGTCGAGCGAGGACCAGAACGGTGAACTGGTCGCCTATCCCGATACCTGCGTCGGCACCGACAGCCACACCACGATGGTCAACGGGCTCGGCGTACTGGGCTGGGGCGTCGGCGGGATCGAGGCCGAGGCCGCAATGCTCGGCCAGCCGGTGTCGATGCTGATCCCCGAAGTCGTCGGCTTCAAGTTCGTGGGCGAGCTGAAGGAAGGCGTCACCGCCACCGACCTCGTGCTCACCTGCACCTCGATGCTGCGCAAGCACGGCGTCGTCGGCCGCTTCGTCGAGTACTTCGGCCCCGGCCTCGCCTCGCTCAGCCTCGCCGACCGCGCGACGCTCGCCAACATGGCCCCCGAATACGGCGCGACCTGCGGCTTCTTCGGCATCGACGGCAAGACGCTGGACTACCTGCGCCTGACCGGCCGCGAGGAAGAGCAGATCGCCCTCGTCGAGGCTTATGCCAAGGAGCAGGGTTTCTGGATGGAGCCGGGCGCGCCCGATCCGATCTTCTCCAGCACGCTGGAGCTGGACCTGTCGACCGTCGTGCCTTCGCTCGCCGGTCCCAAGCGCCCGCAGGACTGGGTCGCCCTTCCCGAAGTGGACGACGTGTTCAACGCCGATATGGCCGCGACGTACAAGAAGACCCCGCAGCGCGTCCCCGTCGAAGGCAAGGACTTCGACATCGGTGACGGCGACGTCATGATCGCGGCGATCACCAGCTGCACCAACACCTCGAACCCGAGCGTTCTTGTGGCCGCCGGTCTCGTCGCCAAGAAAGCGGACGAGCTGGGTCTGAAGCCCAAGCCCTGGGTCAAGACCAGCCTCGCGCCGGGATCGCAGGTCGTCACCGACTATCTCAACAAGGCGGGCCTGCAGGCGCACCTCGACAACATCGGCTTCAACCTCGTCGGCTACGGCTGCACCACCTGCATCGGCAACTCCGGCCCGCTGGCCGAGCCGATCAGCAAGGCGATCAACGACAACGGCCTCGTCGCCAGCGCCGTGATCTCGGGCAACCGCAACTTCGAGGGCCGCGTCTCGCCCGACGTGCGCGCCAACTTCCTCGCCTCGCCGCCGCTCGTCGTCGCCTATGCGCTCAAGGGCACCGTGGTGGAGGACTTCCTCACCACCCCCATCGGCAAGAGCAAGGACGGCGTGGACGTGTTCCTCAGGGACATCTGGCCGACCAACCTCGAAGTCGCCGAGACGATGACCGCCGCCGTCGACCGCCAGATGTTCCAGGCCCGCTACGCCGACGTCTACAAGGGCGACAAGCACTGGCAGGCGATCAATGTGGTCGGCTCGGAAACCTACAAGTGGCGCGCCGGGTCCACCTACGTCGCCAACCCGCCCTACTTCGAGGGCATGGAGATGACCCCGGCCCCGGTGACCGATATCATCGAGGCCAAGCCGCTGCTGATCCTGGGCGATTCGATCACCACCGACCACATCTCTCCGGCCGGCTCGATCAAGGCCGACAGCCCGGCGGGTAAGTGGCTGATGGAGCACCAGGTCGCCAAGGCGGACTTCAACTCCTACGGCTCGCGCCGCGGCCACCACGAAGTGATGATGCGCGGCACGTTTGCCAACATCCGCATCCGCAACGAGATGGTCCCCGGCATCGAAGGCGGCATGAGCCGCTTTGGCGAGGAGCCCGGCGCGGTCTACGACGTCGCGCAGAAGTACAAGGCGCAAGGCACCCCGCTGGTGGTGATCGCCGGCAAGGAGTACGGCACCGGCTCCTCGCGCGACTGGGCGGCCAAGGGCACCAACCTGCTGGGCGTGCGCGCGGTCATCGTCGAAAGCTTCGAGCGCATCCACCGCTCCAACCTCGTCGGCATGGGCGTGCTGCCGCTGCAGTTCAAGGAGGGCGACAGCCGCCACTCGCTGGCGCTGAATGGCGACTGCGCCTTCACCATCAAGGGCGTGGCCACCCTGAAGCCGGGTCAGGACGTGGAAGTCGAGGTGACCCGTCCGGATGGCACGCAGTTCACCTTCACGGCGCTGTGCCGCATCGATACCGCCAACGAGGTCGAATACTTCAACAACGGCGGCATCCTGCAGTACGTGCTGCGCAACCTCGCCGCGAGTTGA